A genomic window from bacterium includes:
- the amrS gene encoding AmmeMemoRadiSam system radical SAM enzyme translates to MKKPSENLINSISRRQFLKISSAGTFLLFDGAVGGSGVDTVKEARYYKKLADKKVQCMLCPWQCITKPGQRGHCEVRENRDGKYYSLVYGRISAYHNDPVEKKPFFHFLPGTTAFSIASVGCNVDCKFCQNWEIARRRLKEVPYARFTPDFVVKYALDWGCTSVAFTYNEPTVFNEFIYDVSEKAKENNLRSIIISNGFINKKPVADLSRVIDAFKVDLKSFNESYYQNIVHGRLRPVLDTLVQLKESGVWTEIVYLVVPTLNDDPAEIRDMAKWIKKNIGPDVPLHFSRFYPKYKLKNLPPTPVSTVEKLRNTALDVGLNYVYIGNVPGHEGENTYCPSCGKLVIGRMGFRITEMKLKNGVCQYCGYKISGVWR, encoded by the coding sequence ATGAAAAAGCCGTCTGAAAATTTGATTAATAGCATATCAAGGCGGCAATTCTTAAAAATTTCATCAGCCGGTACATTTCTTCTTTTTGACGGGGCAGTGGGGGGAAGCGGTGTTGATACTGTTAAAGAAGCAAGATACTATAAAAAACTGGCAGATAAAAAAGTACAATGTATGCTCTGCCCTTGGCAGTGTATTACAAAGCCGGGACAGAGAGGGCACTGTGAGGTAAGAGAAAACAGAGACGGAAAGTACTATTCTCTTGTCTACGGACGAATTTCCGCTTACCATAATGATCCTGTTGAGAAAAAACCTTTCTTCCATTTCCTGCCTGGAACAACAGCTTTTTCAATTGCCAGTGTAGGCTGCAATGTAGATTGTAAATTCTGCCAGAACTGGGAAATAGCAAGAAGGCGCCTCAAAGAAGTCCCTTACGCACGTTTTACGCCTGATTTTGTTGTTAAATATGCGTTGGACTGGGGCTGCACTTCAGTTGCTTTTACCTACAATGAACCGACAGTTTTTAACGAGTTTATTTATGACGTCTCTGAAAAAGCAAAAGAGAACAATCTTCGAAGCATTATTATCTCAAACGGATTTATAAATAAAAAACCTGTTGCTGATCTAAGCAGAGTTATAGATGCATTCAAGGTTGACCTTAAGTCTTTTAATGAATCCTACTATCAAAATATTGTACACGGCAGACTGCGGCCGGTACTTGATACTCTCGTGCAATTAAAAGAATCCGGTGTGTGGACTGAAATTGTGTACCTTGTTGTACCCACGCTGAACGATGATCCTGCAGAAATCAGAGATATGGCAAAGTGGATAAAGAAAAATATAGGCCCTGATGTGCCTCTTCATTTCAGCAGATTCTATCCTAAGTATAAATTAAAAAATTTACCGCCTACTCCTGTTTCAACTGTTGAAAAACTAAGAAACACTGCTCTTGACGTTGGCCTTAATTATGTATACATTGGGAATGTACCGGGGCATGAAGGAGAAAATACGTATTGTCCTTCATGCGGTAAGCTGGTTATCGGCCGTATGGGCTTCCGGATCACTGAAATGAAATTGAAAAACGGAGTGTGCCAATATTGCGGGTATAAAATTTCCGGAGTATGGAGGTAA